The Syngnathus typhle isolate RoL2023-S1 ecotype Sweden linkage group LG1, RoL_Styp_1.0, whole genome shotgun sequence genome includes a window with the following:
- the LOC133163237 gene encoding uncharacterized protein LOC133163237 encodes MLWIVALCLSLHLWPTSVQPSANDPRLTSTTASMLLKYSALQLLKLNNHATIPPDITATIKTHGLFRRPRYIHRSSRRKFIYSRTEQHCIPSLWSRNRSTPSDVTRHHNNKPHVRSAYLQPLTKAPPPIQLHPSLKFALLNTRSLNKKGPILSEFITDNNIDFFSITETWQKPLEYIHLNRATPPGYTYMDKPRDGRGGGIATIYRQHLKPTAVTITTPSSFEHQSFKLPGPKPLVTAIIYRPPKPNPAFLSDLSEFLTQLCAISPSVILLGDFNIHVDSTTCKTATEFLDILNSFNITQHVDFPTHKKGHTLDLICTTGLSISNLTSFNLTDILSDHLALTLDIDIPTPLIKQQRSMSYRNTKSIHPPSLSLNSSNPWTPPPPHSLPANVKNFYHFFNQKSTPSTLNWPPPLPPPPLPPTMPPPLLSNHPLNFFSETATADLSSITSGMKASTCILDPIPSTLVIACLPSLSPLITTIINSSLSTGSVPPALKLAAITPILKKPGLDPNSPNNYRPISNLPFLSKILERAVASQIKSHLHHNNLYETFQSGFRSLHSTETALLKVTNDILLSADSGSLSILILLDLSAAFDTINHSILLSRLHSSLGLSGTALSWMKSYLSDRQQFISINNCTSSTAPVTHGVPQGSVLGPLLFTIYLLPLGQILRHHGLQFHCYADDTQLYLSTTTITTATHSTLTTCLTDIKTWMQNNFLKLNCKKSEIIIIGPDSLTRSTQDFSLNIDGSLVTTSTHIRNLGVIFDPTLSFLPHVNHITKTAFFHLRNIARLRPSLTSSAAETLIHAFISSRIDYCNSILYGITSKTLNKLQYVQNSAARLLTGTRSREHITPVLYDLHWLPVKYRITFKILLTTYKALHNLAPPYLSDLLQPHVPSRSLRSSDAGLLEVPKTRRRTWGDRAFSVAAPSLWNALPRHIRDAPSLPTFKTTLKTHLFTLAFPN; translated from the exons aTGCTGTGGATCGTCGCGCTGTGCCTGTCTCTCCATCTCTGGCCAACAAGTGTGCAGCCGTCGGCCAACGATCCCAGGCTAACATCCACCACTGCCAGCATGCTACTCAAATACTCCGCTCTGCAACTCCTCAAACTCAACAACCACGCCACCATTCCTCCAGACATCACAGCAACCATCAAAACACACGGACTGTTTCGCCGACCCagatacatccacagaagctcccgcagaaagtttatttactcccggactgaacaacattgcatcccatcactctggtcacgcaaccgatccacccccagtgacgtcacacgtcatcacaataacaaaccacatgtgcgctctgcctatctacaaccgttaaccaaagctcccccacccatccaacttcacccatccctcaaattcgctctgctcaatacccgctcactcaataaaaaaggaccaatactcagtgaattcataactgacaacaacatagactttttcagcataaccgaaacctggcaaaaaccactggaatacattcacctcaacagagctacacccccaggatacacctacatggacaaaccacgtgacggtcgtggtggcggtatagccacaatataccgccaacatttgaaacccactgctgtaaccatcaccaccccctcctcctttgagcaccagtcattcaagctgcctggccccaaacccctggtcactgcaatcatctaccgcccccccaaacccaaccctgcattcctttccgatctctctgaatttctcacccaactctgtgccatctcaccttcagtcatcctactgggagatttcaacattcatgtcgattccaccacctgcaaaactgccactgaatttctggacattctcaactcatttaatatcactcaacacgttgacttccccacccacaaaaaaggacataccctggacttaatttgcaccactggactctccatcagcaacctcaccagcttcaacctcacAGACATCCTCTCAGACCACCTGGCCCTCACCCTGGACATAGACATCCCCACCCCCCTGATCAAGCAGCAACGCTCCATGTCATATCGGAACACGAAATCaatccaccccccctctctttcc CTCAACTCCTCAAACCcatggacaccaccaccacctcattcactaccagcaaatgtgaagaatttttatcattttttcaatcaaaaatcaacaccatccacactgaactggccgcctcctctcccacctcctcccctacccCCGACCATGCCCCCCCCTTTACTCTCCAACCACCCACTCAACTTCTTCTCCGAAACCGCCacagctgacctatcctccataacttctggtatgaaagcctccacctgcatcctcgacccaatcccatccactttagtcatagcctgcctcccctcactctcacctctcatcaccactataattaactcctccctatctactggctctgtccctcctgccctcaagctggctgccatcacccccattctcaagaaacccggtctcgaccccaactcccccaacaactacaggcccatctccaacctccccttcctctctaaaattctcgaacgtgcagttgcctcccaaattaaatcccaccttcaccacaacaacctatacgaaacgttccaatccggcttccgctcactccacagcacagaaactgccctcctcaaggtcaccaacgacatcctcctctccgccgactctggttccctctccatcctcatcctcctcgacctcagtgctgccttcgacaccatcaaccactccatcctcctatctcgcctccactcctcccttggtttatccggcactgccctctcctggatgaaatcctacctctctgaccgtcagcaattcatttcaatcaacaactgcacctcctccactgccccagtcacccacggtgtcccccagggctcagtacttggccccttactcttcaccatctacctcctacccctcggtcagatcctccgccaccacggccttcaatttcactgctatgccGACGATACACAACTGTACCTTTCCACCACGACCATCACCacagccacccactccaccctcaccacctgtctcacagacataaaaacctggatgcaaaataactttctaaaactcaactgcaaaaaatctgaaataatcatcattggccccgactccctcactcgctccactcaggacttttcactaaacatcgacggctcccttgtcactacctccacccacatccgcaatctaggtgtaattttcgaccctaccctctcattcctcccccacgtaaaccacatcaccaaaactgcattcttccacctcagaaacattgcccgtctccggccctccctcacatcctctgctgccgaaaccctcatccacgccttcatctcatcccgaatagactactgcaacagcatcctctacggcatcacctccaaaaccctcaacaaactgcaatatgtccagaactccgctgcccgcctgctcaccggaacccgctccagagagcacatcacacctgtcctttatgacctccactggctgcctgtcaaatatagaatcacctttaaaatactcctcaccacctacaaggcactccataacctggctccaccctacctctctgacctcctccagccacacgtcccatcccgttccctcaggtcgagtgatgccggcctcctggaggtccccaagaccaggcgccgaacctggggcgacagggccttctccgtggctgccccctctctctggaacgctctccccaggcacatcagagatgccccctccctccctaccttcaaaaccaccctaaaaacccacctcttcacattagcctttcctaactga